A region of Denticeps clupeoides chromosome 19, fDenClu1.1, whole genome shotgun sequence DNA encodes the following proteins:
- the fam20b gene encoding glycosaminoglycan xylosylkinase, with protein sequence MKLKQRVVVLCAVLLLLGLAKVFLLDGGEGSAASRRDLRAFRKMEASLALAKGARLTHTLQLPWEVAAQWVGPREVYPDDTPELAAVLHALATSRVVRADVGYKGTQLKALLVLDGGQKVVFKPKRYSRDYVVEGEPYAGYDRHNAEVAAFHLDRILGFRRAPLVVGRFVNLHAEIKPVATDQLLSTFLMQGNHTCFYGKCYYCRETEPACADGEVMEGSVTMWLPDVWPLQKHRHPWGRTYREGKLARWEYDESYCEAVKKMPPYDAGPRLLDVIDTAIFDYLIGNADRHHYESFQDDGGASMLILLDNAKR encoded by the exons ATGAAGCTGAAACAGCGCGTGGTGGTGCTCTGCGCCGTGCTGCTCCTGCTGGGCCTGGCCAAGGTCTTCCTGCTGGATGGCGGCGAGGGGTCGGCCGCCAGCCGCCGCGACCTGCGCGCCTTCCGCAAGATGGAGGCCAGCCTGGCGCTGGCCAAGGGGGCGCGCCTCACCCACACCTTGCAGTTGCCGTGGGAGGTGGCCGCCCAGTGGGTGGGCCCTCGGGAGGTGTACCCCGACGACACCCCAGAACTGGCCGCCGTGCTCCACGCCCTGGCCACGTCGCGGGTGGTGAGAGCCGACGTCGGCTACAAGGGGACCCAGTTAAAAGCCCTGCTGGTTCTGGATGGTGGACAGAAGGTGGTCTTCAAACCCAAAAG GTACTCCAGAGATTACGTTGTGGAGGGAGAACCCTACGCTGGTTACGACCGCCACAACGCCGAAGTCGCTGCTTTTCACCTGGACAG GATCCTGGGCTTCAGGAGAGCGCCCCTAGTGGTTGGGAGGTTTGTGAATCTGCACGCTGAGATCAAACCAGTGGCCACAGATCAGCTGCTGAGCACCTTCCTGATGCAGG GTAATCACACCTGCTTCTACGGGAAGTGTTACTACTGTCGCGAGACGGAGCCGGCGTGTGCCGACGGGGAGGTGATGGAGGGCTCCGTCACGATGTGGCTTCCAGACGTCTGGCCGCTGCAGAAACACCGGCACCCGTGGGGGCGCACCTACAGGGAGGGCAAGCTGGCCAG gtgggAGTACGATGAGAGCTACTGTGAAGCGGTGAAGAAAATGCCACCGTATGACGCTGGTCCCCGCCTCCTGGACGTCATCGACACCGCCATTTTTGATTACCTGATTGGCAATGCAGACCGCCATCATTACGAGAGTTTCCAGGACGACGGCGGAGCTAGCATGCTAATTCTGCTGGACAATGCTAAGAGGTGA
- the LOC114769683 gene encoding uncharacterized protein LOC114769683 gives MRDAQQRDGDAQDAAAARPRGRGRAALLALLFVQSLVTCACLLLTVHVYRRQVQVQPEGHGSLDKGVYLEWTGNTDAGNDSVLLDFKEYLSYGVKLLDERRLKANCSGPYVLSLWMVFLHPKDNVTLRVRQERGTVLATIPISALDAGDVSEMLGIRTQQIFSLSHQDSVVVHCSPARSCNSTKSLHLALHYLLGSQCFKE, from the exons ATGCGCGACGCGCAGCAGCGTGACGGGGACGCGCAGGACGCGGCGGCTGCGCGGCCCCGAGGTCGCGGGAGGGCCGCGCTGCTCGCGCTGCTCTTCGTCCAGAGTCTCGTTACGTGCGCGTGTCTCCTACTCACCGTCCACGTGTACCGGCGGCAGGTGCAG GTGCAGCCAGAGGGCCATGGGAGCCTGGATAAGGGGGTTTACCTGGAGTGGACTGGAAATACAG ACGCTGGGAACGACTCGGTCCTGCTGGACTTCAAAGAGTATCTCAGCTACGGGGTGAAGCTGCTGGACGAGCGGCGGCTCAAGGCCAACTGTTCCGGGCCCTACGTCCTCAGCCTGTGGATGGTCTTCCTGCATCCTAAAGACAACGTGACGCTGAGGGTTCGGCAGGAGCGGGGGACCGTCCTCGCCACCATTCCCATCAGTGCTCTGGATGCCGGAGATGTCTCTGAGATGCTGGGCATCAGGACGCAGCAGATCTTCAGCCTCTCCCACCAGGACAGCGTTGTGGTCCACTGCAGCCCCGCCAGGTCCTGCAACTCCACCAAGAGCCTCCACCTGGCCCTCCACTACCTCCTGGGCAGCCAGTGCTTCAAggagtga
- the faslg gene encoding tumor necrosis factor ligand superfamily member 6: MNGDLVGPYPQLFLVDAAGGQRLPRHPYPVGTDPALVPCWTFPPARASLQNRRRGGVGRSLAAIVVMMLLVVVAALVLGAYQIRRLQMELEALKREVNIQNANAAHEKLVASEDDHHNSELWPAAHLVGSKMDDMKSGPMSWEPRHGRAFTQGIVYRDHGLHINHTGLYFVYSRIEFQGNKCSPQDSLRHTVFAKGKDRRPRTLLEGQHVSFCRPSDRHGHVWTSDSFLSAILQLEEDEQVYVNASKPELLNKQNPNGNFFGLYRVS, translated from the exons ATGAATGGTGACCTGGTCGGGCCGTACCCTCAACTCTTCCTGGTGGACGCTGCAGGCGGGCAGCGGCTGCCCCGACACCCGTACCCGGTCGGGACCGACCCGGCCCTGGTGCCCTGCTGGACGTTCCCCCCCGCCCGCGCCAGCCTTCAGAACCGGCGCCGCGGGGGCGTCGGCCGCAGCCTGGCCGCCATCGTGGTCATGATGCTGCTGGTCGTCGTGGCCGCGCTGGTACTGGGCGCCTATCAGATCAGGAGGctgcagatggagctggagGCCCTGAAGAGG GAAGTGAACATTCAGAACGCGAATGCTGCGCATGAGAAGCTCGTTG CCTCGGAAGACGACCACCACAATTCTGAACTGTGGCCTGCCGCACATTTAGTAG GTTCCAAGATGGACGATATGAAGAGCGGGCCGATGAGCTGGGAGCCGAGGCACGGCCGTGCGTTCACACAGGGCATCGTGTACCGAGACCACGGTCTCCACATCAACCACACCGGCCTTTACTTCGTCTACTCCCGCATCGAGTTCCAAGGAAACAAGTGCAGCCCGCAGGACTCTCTTCGCCACACGGTGTTCGCCAAGGGGAAGGATCGGCGGCCGCGGACGCTGTTGGAGGGGCAGCACGTGAGTTTCTGCCGGCCCAGCGACCGTCATGGACACGTGTGGACCTCTGACAGCTTCCTGTCGGCCATCCTGCAGCTGGAGGAAGACGAGCAGGTCTACGTTAACGCCTCAAAACCCGAGCTGCTCAACAAACAAAACCCAAACGGCAATTTCTTTGGCCTGTACAGGGTCTCCTGA
- the LOC114769176 gene encoding uncharacterized protein LOC114769176 isoform X2 codes for MARNAEKQLGKLNRLWLQKEREDGRIKDARPRPKLSSLNSSAAVKRWIPSIKSDMEYYLQQSQLSHYPERKIAEFQQHIEELEKEYKRFVRKLRTLDPSCKHHPWTPRAYSRLRQGGASRCPSGEERREVGVNRDLGSPQADVAQPPEPDGVRLPDLPGQDQPLTFDQTRLSVAVAASRRPAALRQTDSLAQVLFTGLPNLQTRRSSQASRTEPAPRDVLGLSCYSSSDEEMSNVE; via the exons ATGGCGAGGAACGCGGAGAAGCAGTTGGGGAAGCTGAACCGCTTGTGGCTGCAGAAGGAGAGGGAAG ACGGCCGAATCAAAGACGCCCGTCCACGACCGAAACTC TCGTCGCTGAACTCCAGCGCTGCCGTGAAGAGGTGGATCCCGAGTATCAAGAGCGACATGGAGTATTATCTCCAG CAGTCCCAGTTGTCCCATTACCCCGAGAGGAAGATCGCCGAGTTCCAGCAGCACATCgaagagctggagaaggagtaCAAGCGCTTCGTTCGCAAGCTGCGCACGCTCGACCCGTCCTGCAAGCACCACCCGTGGACGCCGAGAGCGTACAGCAGACTGAGGCAGGGCGGTGCCTCACGCTGCCCTAGTGGAG AAGAGAGACGCGAGGTCGGGGTCAACCGCGACCTGGGATCGCCACAGGCAGATGTCGCCCAGCCGCCAGAGCCCGATGGCGTCCGGCTTCCGGACCTGCCCGGTCAGGACCAGCCTCTCACTTTCGACCAGACCAGACTGTCTGTAGCCGTTGCTGCATCTCGAAGGCCTGCTGCGCTCCGGCAGACCGACAGCCTGGCGCAGGTCCTGTTCACCGGCCTACCAAACCTCCAGACCCGTCGTTCGTCCCAGGCGTCCCGCACAGAGCCTGCGCCCCGGGACGTCCTGGGCCTGTCCTGCTACTCCTCTTCTGACGAAGAAATGTCGAACGTCGAGTAG
- the LOC114769176 gene encoding uncharacterized protein LOC114769176 isoform X1, with the protein MARNAEKQLGKLNRLWLQKEREDGRIKDARPRPKLSSLNSSAAVKRWIPSIKSDMEYYLQQSQLSHYPERKIAEFQQHIEELEKEYKRFVRKLRTLDPSCKHHPWTPRAYSRLRQGGASRCPSGGRGCSPTPYKVQIQYDEIDLSSTEERREVGVNRDLGSPQADVAQPPEPDGVRLPDLPGQDQPLTFDQTRLSVAVAASRRPAALRQTDSLAQVLFTGLPNLQTRRSSQASRTEPAPRDVLGLSCYSSSDEEMSNVE; encoded by the exons ATGGCGAGGAACGCGGAGAAGCAGTTGGGGAAGCTGAACCGCTTGTGGCTGCAGAAGGAGAGGGAAG ACGGCCGAATCAAAGACGCCCGTCCACGACCGAAACTC TCGTCGCTGAACTCCAGCGCTGCCGTGAAGAGGTGGATCCCGAGTATCAAGAGCGACATGGAGTATTATCTCCAG CAGTCCCAGTTGTCCCATTACCCCGAGAGGAAGATCGCCGAGTTCCAGCAGCACATCgaagagctggagaaggagtaCAAGCGCTTCGTTCGCAAGCTGCGCACGCTCGACCCGTCCTGCAAGCACCACCCGTGGACGCCGAGAGCGTACAGCAGACTGAGGCAGGGCGGTGCCTCACGCTGCCCTAGTGGAGGTCGGGGATGCTCGCCGACACCTTACAAAGTGCAGATTCAATACGATGAAATCGATCTCTCCTCTACAGAAGAGAGACGCGAGGTCGGGGTCAACCGCGACCTGGGATCGCCACAGGCAGATGTCGCCCAGCCGCCAGAGCCCGATGGCGTCCGGCTTCCGGACCTGCCCGGTCAGGACCAGCCTCTCACTTTCGACCAGACCAGACTGTCTGTAGCCGTTGCTGCATCTCGAAGGCCTGCTGCGCTCCGGCAGACCGACAGCCTGGCGCAGGTCCTGTTCACCGGCCTACCAAACCTCCAGACCCGTCGTTCGTCCCAGGCGTCCCGCACAGAGCCTGCGCCCCGGGACGTCCTGGGCCTGTCCTGCTACTCCTCTTCTGACGAAGAAATGTCGAACGTCGAGTAG
- the caiap gene encoding CARD- and ANK-domain containing inflammasome adapter protein, with product MLRESSRDETGSTKSHTNPYATEVIRIKRKELVEGISNTEGLLDLLINHGAFSPEKKLLVSRIHAQVERNSKMLNMLIYQGERACRIFFYPCLKQAEPDLYHMMRRYVGGVNEGIRDPRRQLIGYLIERDKQGTNPNSTDKAFSKTSQKASSGVDTSQKIIKDETKVQEPLDLDHNPTEVFKAVAAGDVHLLEKLWRHKKPNAVSLPYDDLLHVAAEHGQLASMELLLHCGAQLTATDGRGRTALHVAAESGDVGATAALVKSGADIYTRDHASNTPLHLAVQRGHQGVVQALVDEEKHFENRATFLHMAAMEDDHTLTEVLLKTGTEVDSKDVQKKTALFHAVSRGNERTTALLLRAGARVRSGVLNAALDLNRRSMLTMLLQHSGGTVSPEAAKAALFEATRRNLDEAAAALVDVGTDVNARDSLEYTPLLLAAELGHVEVFRVLVSRNANLGRRLPDFTTVLHLAAQSGSVTIAQVLLDSGFDPDTTGPKDQTPLHVAALHNQPAVASLLLLAGARVDAVTHDGHTALHLASRDGRSEVASQLVQAGADLHVRDKQGRTALHLAAPQGEAAVARLLASAGAECDAADKEKKTPLHLAARWGRTEVMSALLAGKAKVGARDMDGCTALHYAAASGHADGAALLLATGKNKNADEKNARRRTPLHAASEQGHKAVVDLLLRSGAKINSKDGNKDTPLHCASRSGHVGAVQTLVNWLDGQRADLQATNNVNRTPLQVAEAGDLHAHELIATLLKKKMCLIK from the exons ATGCTTCGCGAAAGTTCCAGAGATGAAACGGGCTCCACCAAATCCCACACCAACCCTTACGCCACAGAGGTCATTAGGATTAAGAGGAAGGAACTGGTGGAAGGAATCTCCAACACTGAGGGTCTCCTTGATCTCCTGATTAACCACGGCGCCTTTTCTCCGGAGAAGAAACTGCTCGTGTCCCGCATCCATGCTCAGGTGGAACGAAATTCCAAAATGTTGAACATGCTGATTTATCAAGGAGAGCGGGCATGCAGGATCTTTTTCTACCCGTGCCTGAAGCAGGCGGAACCAGACCTGTACCACATGATGAGAAGGTACGTTGGGGGCGTCAATGAGGGAATCCGTGATCCACGCAGACAGCTAATTGGATACCTGATCGAGAGGGACAAACAAGGGACAAACCCAAACTCAACAGATAAAGCCTTCAGTAAAACATCTCAGAAGGCATCTTCAGGGGTAGACACAAGCCAAAAGATTATAAAGGATGAGACAAAGGTCCAGGAGCCTCTGGATCTGGATCACAACCCCACCGAGGTGTTCAAGGCTGTAGCTGCTGGAGACGTCCACCTTCTAGAAAAGCTTTGGAGACACAAGAAGCCGAATGCTGTCAGCCTACCCTACGATGACCTCCTGCACGTTGCTGCTGAACATGGTCAGCTGGCCTCCATGGAGCTCTTGCTCCACTGTGGCGCCCAGCTGACCGCTACAGACGGgcggggccgcacagccctgcACGTCGCGGCGGAGAGCGGCGACGTTGGCGCCACCGCGGCCCTGGTGAAGTCCGGCGCGGACATCTACACCCGGGACCACGCGTCCAACACCCCGCTCCACCTGGCTGTGCAGAGAGGACACCAGGGCGTTGTCCAAGCACTCGTGGACGAAGAAAAGCATTTCGAGAACCGGGCGACATTTCTTCACATGGCAGCGATGGAGGATGACCACACTCTCACCGAAGTCCTGCTGAAGACAGGGACAGAGGTGGACAGCAAAGACGTCCAGAAGAAAACGGCCCTTTTCCACGCTGTTAGCCGAGGGAATGAGAGAACGACGGCGCTCCTCCTGCGGGCCGGAGCCCGGGTGCGTTCGGGGGTTCTGAACGCCGCACTTGACCTGAACAGGAGGTCCATGCTCACCATGCTGCTGCAGCACTCTGGGGGGACGGTGTCGCCAGAAGCCGCGAAGGCCGCGCTGTTCGAAGCCACGCGGAGGAACCTGGACGAGGCTGCCGCTGCACTGGTAGACGTCGGGACAGACGTCAACGCGCGCGACAGCCTCGAGTACACACCGCTGCTGCTGGCCGCAGAGCTGGGACACGTGGAGGTCTTCAGGGTCCTGGTGTCCAGAAATGCCAATCTGGGGAGGCGGCTCCCCGACTTCACCACCGTCTTGCACCTGGCTGCCCAGAGTGGCAGCGTGACCATCGCACAG GTGCTGCTAGACTCGGGGTTCGATCCAGATACTACTGGGCCCAAAGACCAGACCCCACTGCATGTGGCTGCCCTGCACAACCAGCCCGCCGTGGCgagcctgctgctgctggccggAGCTCGAGTGGACGCAGTGACCCACGACGGGCACACCGCGCTTCACCTTGCCAGCCGGGACGGACGCTCAGAAGTCGCGTCCCAGCTGGTGCAGGCCGGCGCAGACCTCCACGTCCGAGACAAGCAGGGGCGGACGGCCTTGCACCTGGCCGCGCCTCAGGGCGAGGCCGCGGTGGCCCGGCTCCTGGCGTCGGCCGGGGCAGAGTGCGACGCGGCGGATAAAGAGAAGAAGACGCCGTTACACCTGGCGGCGAGGTGGGGACGGACTGAGGTCATGTCCGCTCTGTTAGCGGGCAAAGCCAAAGTCGGAGCGAGAGACATGGACGGCTGCACCGCCCTGCACTACGCTGCAGCCAGCGGACACGCGGATGGCGCTGCACTCCTTCTGGCCACGGGGAAGAACAAGAACGCGGACGAGAAGAACGCGAGGAGGAGAACCCCACTGCACGCGGCTTCGGAGCAGGGCCACAAAGCGGTGGTGGACCTTCTCCTCCGCAGCGGGGCCAAGATCAACAGCAAGGACGGCAACAAGGACACGCCGCTGCACTGCGCCAGCCGCTCGGGGCACGTTGGCGCCGTGCAGACGCTCGTGAACTGGCTGGACGGGCAGAGGGCGGACCTCCAGGCCACCAACAACGTGAACAGAACCCCCCTGCAGGTGGCAGAGGCTGGTGACTTGCACGCTCACGAGCTCATCGCCACGCTGCTGAAGAAGAAAATGTGTCTCAtaaagtga
- the jun gene encoding transcription factor Jun, producing MSTRMETTFYDDSLNAAAAAAAATAAAAGYGYNPKALKHNMTLNLADPSGTLKPHLRAKASELLTSPDVGLLKLASPELERLIIQSSNGLITTTPTPTQFLCPKNVTDEQEGFAEGFVRALAELHHQHMPGVTSAPQSGAMAGSAVYTPAVRPEPPVYADLSAFNPAAGAAPPAAPAYGFPGSPPLSAPPLPVQHPRLQALKEEPQTVPEMPGETPPLSPIDMESQERIKAERKRMRNRIAASKCRKRKLERISRLEDKVKTLKSQNSELASTANMLREQVAQLKQKVMNHVNSGCQLMLSQQLQTF from the coding sequence ATGTCGACCAGGATGGAAACTACTTTCTACGACGACTCGCTGAAcgccgccgcggccgcggccgccgccaccgccgccgccgccgggtaCGGATACAACCCGAAGGCGCTGAAGCACAACATGACGCTCAACCTGGCGGACCCGAGCGGGACCCTCAAGCCGCACCTGCGCGCCAAAGCCTCGGAGCTCCTGACGTCGCCGGACGTGGGGCTGCTGAAGCTGGCGTCGCCGGAGCTGGAGCGGCTCATCATCCAGTCCAGCAACGGCCTGatcaccaccacccccaccccgacGCAGTTCCTCTGCCCGAAGAACGTCACCGACGAGCAGGAGGGCTTCGCCGAGGGCTTCGTCCGCGCCCTGGCGGAGCTCCACCACCAGCATATGCCCGGCGTCACCTCCGCCCCGCAGAGCGGCGCCATGGCGGGCAGCGCCGTCTACACCCCGGCCGTGCGCCCCGAGCCGCCCGTCTACGCCGACCTGAGCGCCTTCAACCCGGCCGCAGGCGCCGCGCCCCCGGCCGCTCCGGCCTACGGCTTCCCCGGCAGCCCGCCGCTCAGCGCGCCGCCGCTGCCCGTACAGCACCCCCGGCTGCAGGCGCTGAAGGAGGAGCCGCAGACGGTGCCGGAGATGCCCGGGGAGACGCCGCCTCTCTCGCCCATCGACATGGAGAGCCAGGAGCGCATCAAGGCCGAGAGGAAGCGCATGAGGAACCGCATCGCCGCCTCCAAGTGCCGGAAGAGGAAGCTGGAGAGGATCTCCAGGCTGGAGGACAAGGTGAAGACCCTGAAGTCGCAGAACTCGGAGCTGGCCTCCACCGCCAACATGCTGCGGGAGCAGGTGGCGCAGCTCAAGCAGAAGGTCATGAACCACGTGAACAGCGGCTGCCAGCTCATGCTCAGCCAGCAGCTGCAGACCTTCTGA